Within the Cololabis saira isolate AMF1-May2022 chromosome 22, fColSai1.1, whole genome shotgun sequence genome, the region aaccaggaccaggaccccccCCCAGAACTCACGCTAGCGTCCCGGTAGTTGAGGTTGACCACCAGGCCGAAGGGCCGGCCTCCCATGGGCTCGGCCGGGATGAAGGAATACTCGAAGGACGCCTGGCGGGACGGGGGGACCAGAGTCCCCAGCTGCAGCGCCGTGAAGTTCTGGATGTAGAACTGGTAGTCCTGCAGGGACAGGGACGGGGTcagaaccgggaccagaaccaggaccagaaccccaCCGAACCGGGTCTTACCTGCGGGTACCGGAACGAGGCGTCCAGAGACTCCACCAGGAAGTTCTCCGCTCCCTTGTTGGTGAAACCCAGCAGGAACTTGACGATGTTGTTGGCCGGGAAGTCTGGGGGGACAGGAGGACCGGCAGAGACCGGCAGAGACCGTTAGAGACCAGAACCGGACCTGGGGTCCCCCAGAGACCAGCAGAACCGGAGCAGAACCGGAGCAGGAACTACCCACCTTCTCCCTTGACGAACAGGATGGTGGTGTCAGCGTTGGGCGACGCCTTCACCTCCCCCACCAGAGAGTCCtcgtcctccttctcctccatcTGGAACACAGAGGACACGGAGGAAAGTCTTTTAAACCctctaaaaacatttaaaagcctGTAAAAGTCTGTAAAAGCCTGTAAAAGTCCGTAAAAGCCTCTCCCCTCCTCCGGGGCGGGCCCACCTCCCCTCCTCCGGGGCGGGCCCACCTCCCCTCCTCCGGGGCGGGCCCACCTCCCCTCCTCCGGGGCGGGCCCACCTCCCCTCCTCCGGGGCGGGCCCACCTCCCCTCCTCCGGGGCGGGCCCACCTCCCCTCCTCCGGGGCGGGCCCACCTCCCCTCCTCCGGGGCGGGCCCACCTCCCCTCCTCCGGGGCGGGCCCACCTCCCCTCCTCCGGGGCGGGCCCACCTCCCCTCCTCGGGGTGGGCCCACCTCCCCTCCTCCGGGGTGGGCCCACCTCCCCTCCTCCGGGGTGGGCCCACCTCCCCTCCTCCGGGGCGTCAGCAGCCCCTCGGACGGCAGTTCCTCTGGAACGCACGGTGTTTCTCAAAGCGTTCCCGCGAGGGAGCCGCGGTGAGAGGACCGACACATTCGGCCACTGCGTCATTGGGCGCACCGCACAGTTTGGAAACAAAATAacacgtttatatgcgcctaatggtcacgaaaatacggtaattaccatggatacagggataaccccgttaccatggatacagggataaccccgttaccatggatacagggataaccctgttagctcacgcatggaaacacattattcccaatgtttcaggaaccggaatattgaccttaaccccaatttaGACTGATGGGAACGTAGTCTCCGTCTCACCGCGGCCTCACGGTCTCtaaaatagggctggggatcgattcaaatgtcaagaatcgattcgattccgattcttaagattcagaatcgattatcacgatccgatattgatttgggttagtgttattaaaactgttttttcagctgttgcatgaatgatatgactgtagttctgcaacatattaatactagtattatattgagattaaacagcaagtattgcagctaatgatgctgtaaggaccaatcagctcccagaatgctgatagaactgaaacagaaacatcgtggggcagaattaccaaacagatccaggaggaaacagagacggatgaaatcgcttttattctttccccatttatgagaatttggtttttcacatttatgcaaatgtaaccccaagacagtttataaagcaaagaaatttagacaatttatgcaattataactgaaaactttaatgttttcatacctttaaacatatttaaaggcaaaaacatggaaccagttattctcctgtccaacaaaataatccttttttggacaaaaactaaaaagtaccaaaagttgtaatgatgaattttttttttttattttttattttttttttttaaatcgatctttagacatatgaatcgatttttaggaattaatatgagaatcgatttaaaatgggagaatcgatttttccaacacaggcctactataAAAGCCCCTAAAAAGCAGCTTAGACGGATCTTCAGGGTCAAACAGGAGAGACCAGGTGAGCCTGACATACTTAGACCCCCAGAGACAGAACCCCAGAGTCTCCTCGTCCTCCACCTGGTCCCACCGGGCCCCCAgagacccaggaccaggaccaggaccaggaccaggaccaggacctggacccccCCCAGACTCTCACCAGCTCGGCCGTCTCCTCGTCCTCCACCTCGGCCTCGTCGTCCTCGTCCTCCGCCGTCACGTCGTCCACCACGTCCTCGTCCACCGTCTCCTCGTCCTCcgtcaggtcctggtcctggttctgggccCCGACCAGCGGCcctggggtcagaggtcagaggtcagacacagtagggctgggcgatataggccctgtcccaatccccccatctcctacttttcatccctagCCCTAAATGTTGTgtgttcccgtgaaggtagtggttcccaattcctctttgcatgtagtggtAGTGGCTTAAAccagggctagtgtgtatcaatctggccctacagagcgagggatttcagatcctCACTAGCTGACCAAGGGCTAGagatttgcagactgaatcaaacaaaaaaacatggcggacatttcgcatttttagtgaataaaatcaatattttgagttagtttctgcataaaaatgcgttttgattacatttctagggagaaatatatattttactttcataatattcactcagtgaatatacataatcacttgcttgctcgTCGTTGCGAAagttttttcaaacctcgccagaataaaggctgatttatggtcccgcgttacaccaacgcagagcctacgccgtaggttacgcggcgacgcgcgccgtaccatacgccgtaggctctgcgtcgatttgcaGTCgtttacgtacccgaacgtaaaccacgcagtgacgtagcaagtggtgtcccaatccctagggaacattacaagggccctactcatttttagggctagtggtagaaagtaggggatgtattgggattggcccataATCTactcgatgtatctcggcttctactctgtgctctatatcgtgaatattccagtatactagggctgggcgatatatccagattttaatgtatatcgatatattttcaaacgcgatatggtacgagacaatatcgtttatatcgatttaaaaaaaaaaaaaataataataattttgat harbors:
- the ssr1 gene encoding translocon-associated protein subunit alpha codes for the protein MRFLPRMLLVLLLSFPASLLTRGPLVGAQNQDQDLTEDEETVDEDVVDDVTAEDEDDEAEVEDEETAELMEEKEDEDSLVGEVKASPNADTTILFVKGEDFPANNIVKFLLGFTNKGAENFLVESLDASFRYPQDYQFYIQNFTALQLGTLVPPSRQASFEYSFIPAEPMGGRPFGLVVNLNYRDASGNVFQDAVFNQTVTITEREDGLDGETIFMYVFLSGLGLLVVVGLHQLLESRKRRRPAPKIETGTSSHNDVDMSWIPQETLNQINKASPRRSPRKRNQKRSAGSDE